The segment gataattttcacttttattacatttttgaaacaaaCTTCGTGGTCTTTTTAACTTTCTTACCACGAACGTCTGCAGTCTTTTGCCTTTTCAGGCGCTTTCTTTGGGATTCGGATATTGGTGGACAGGATGGAGACGAATGCATCAATGTTTCTTGAtgtttgttattatttgtatttaaatgaaGAGATGAATGTACTTCAGATAATGAAGTTATGAATGTTGTCTGTGGAGTATATTGTTGCAAAACAGTATCTCCTTGTTGAGACAGATGGGTGAGTGAGGTTTGTGGAGTATATTGCAAAGTGTTTTCTTGTTGACAGAAATTGGTAGTTGATGATGTGGTTGATAATGTGATTGTCTGTGGAATAGATTGTTGTGGAAAGGTGCTTTTTTGTCGAGAAAGATGAAAAGACGAGTGATTGGATACAGTTTTAGATGGTGTAATTGAAGATTGGCATGGAAGCAGATTATTTTCAGTTAAAGTTTGTTCAGTCCAATTTTGAGGCTATATTCaagaagaaatgaaaaaaaaaataataaaagaataaaattgataatatagtaataattaagataataacagtatataaaaaatatatcataaatccagtgataatttattaatagatagtaaaatttaatatatactacCAACCTCTGCAGGATCTATTACACTTAAATGCCCAATTACTGATTCTATACCCATCAAAGCAATTAATCTCTTTTCTGTTTCTTGTAAAGAGGCTGGTGATGGGCCTCCTCCGCCTGTACCTTTCTgataatttctcaattttgaTGCTTTGGACTTTACATCTAAACGCCAATCTCTCCATgactacaaaataaaaaaaaatattgtttagatattttttacaacaaatttttaaactatttcttttttattttagaagagataaaaacttcaaattatatttagcataATATATACCTTCATCCACTTCTCTGTTGATTTTGTGGCTCCATAGCCAcaacaatttaattcatttgcTAGCTGTTCCCATAAATGCGCTGTTTGTTTTCGCGCCTCAGGACCTTGAATTCTATTTTGAGCAAAATCAGGATGTTCTTCCATAAATTGAATCATTATTTGGCGTTGCTCTAGAGTAGTCTTTTTTCTTCCCTATATATATAAGGGTGTTCCATTTTAAAAACCCCACGTGAATAACTTTGTAGAAATTGGTTTtagcaaaaaatgtttcagacaaaagttgttgggtttgaAAAgggacatccgatgatgacattggtttaacctagggtgtacatACCAACGTCATataaaggtcaactttgtttttttaaatggaacaccctatttttgattccaaaatctaatagctggtgtcaaaagtttttcaaaacactataataaagttatttcattaagtactttccgagttatgaggcttgtaaattacagtattttgacataaaatacaaaatatcttgtaaaacattcaattttcgggaatcttaccttaatacttttatacataaaataatgagacgaatcaattgatataaagaaaacacatagttgctttcaagaaaaaatatgtaatttgcaacatgcaactgcatactttttattaaaaccaatgtgttttttttatataactcgaaaagtacttaatgaaaaataactttattatagcgttttgaaaagctcttgacaccagcttagagattttggaatcaaaaataaggtgttttatttaaaaaaacgaagttgaccttcatatgaccttggcatgtacacccCATGGTGGAAAGAAACAAGGTGAGTTATTGCGCATAATGGCGGCAAAGAGTTGGGGGACTTGCTTGTCAACCAATCACAGGGGACCCATTTTATGCGCGCAAAATTCAAACGTTCACAgctgattaaaaaatcaaaacagtattgtaaataaataaatactgcgactattacaatttttaatgcaacagGTCGGCATACTGTCTACAAAGATAAAGtcacataatattacatattacaccaAACTCTAAACAAatcttcatattatatattcatttattacttACACGACGGTCACATCGgtcttttccaaatttaagaaaactctCTGCACGaacactatatatttttttaagaggaACACTGTATACACTTTATATACGTTAATAAAGCATGTCATCAGCCATCAGCCATActgaattttcatgaaatggGCCCCTTATGATTGGCTGTCCGCTCCCCACTACCTTTAGACTACTGCGCAACCACGAGAATAACTCACCTTGTTTCTTTCCACCATGgtacaccctaggttaaaccaatgtcatcatcggatgtccgcctccaaacccaacaacttttgtctgaaacatttttgctAAAACCAATTTCTACTAAGTTGTTCACGTGAAgtttttaaaatgggacaccctgtatttattgctttatatacacattttttttaaatatatgtatatttttaaaagagaaatggaaaagaaatatacatatatgtacataaactttatatagatatatgtatatagattttaaaatctatatgtatatttcttttcctatatttctcttttaaaaatatatattttaagaaaaatgtgtatataaagctgtatttcataattttaattcagcagataatatttcatcttttattcaagatttatatttcatattataatgttaataattttgttaataataattatattaatataacattatctGCAGaactaaatatacaaatatttttaatattaacttaatatatATGCTACTTACGTTATCTGTCATTTTGCTGGTTAGTGA is part of the Linepithema humile isolate Giens D197 chromosome 3, Lhum_UNIL_v1.0, whole genome shotgun sequence genome and harbors:
- the LOC136998717 gene encoding uncharacterized protein; this encodes MIQFMEEHPDFAQNRIQGPEARKQTAHLWEQLANELNCCGYGATKSTEKWMKSWRDWRLDVKSKASKLRNYQKGTGGGGPSPASLQETEKRLIALMGIESVIGHLSVIDPAEISMHRYYIKCKCKRKQYKN